The nucleotide window TAAGAACGAGCCAATAAATGAAGTtggaagtaaaaaattataaaacataattaaaaagcACAATCaattaaatccaaaaaaataagtaagaatctaaacaaaaaatgctaaataataGTAAAACATTGATTGACCGaagatgaaaaaaataacaagaaataaTTGCTGCAAAAAACccaaaattaaacaaagaaaattttgcaGAAGATTAATGTTTAAGAATTTTGCGAAAAACTTCATTCTACTATAAATTGCAAGCATTATTGAGTGATTAAATTATTCCAACATTCAAGAGCACTTGAAGTGGTTAAAATAGAAGCAATCTTTAAATTTCAGTAGAGAAATGAAGGTAATGATTAAATTAAGGagctttaatttaataataataataataatttaattgtaaattcCAGTCATTTGTAGCGGTCTTGGCATCTTTGGCGGTGGTCAGTGCCGGAGGCGGTTATTTGCCTGGTGGCAGACATGGCGGCGGTGGTTTTGGTGGTCATTCAGCTGGCAGTTTTGCTGGAGCTGCAAGCAGTGCTCATAGTGGTGGTTTTGGTGGTTCTGTCTCCAGACATGCCAGTGCTGGTCATGGTTCATTTGCTGCTGCCCCTGTTGCTTTGTATTCGGCACCCAAAGTTTCTTATGGAGGATCTGGAGGCCATGGTGGTGGTTTAGGAGGCGGCTATGGCGGAGGCCATGGTAGTGGTTTGGGAGGCGGCTATGGCGGAGGCCATTCTGTGGGTGGAGGATATGGCTCTGGTGGTGCCGGAGGTTATGGAGGATCTAGCGGTTATAGCTCCGGTGGTTTAAGTGCCTATGCTGGTAAATCATCTGGCAGCTTTGGTGGTGTAGGCGGTCATGGCGGTCACGGATCTGGCGGTTATGGCTCTGGAGGCCATGGCGGTTATAGTTCTGGAGGTGCTGGAGCTTGGGCTGGCAAATCTGCTGGCAGTTTTGGAGGACTTGGTGGATATGGCTCCGGCGGTGCTGGCGGTTATGGCTCTGGTGGTGCTGGTGTA belongs to Calliphora vicina chromosome 4, idCalVici1.1, whole genome shotgun sequence and includes:
- the LOC135958378 gene encoding uncharacterized protein LOC135958378, which gives rise to MKSFVAVLASLAVVSAGGGYLPGGRHGGGGFGGHSAGSFAGAASSAHSGGFGGSVSRHASAGHGSFAAAPVALYSAPKVSYGGSGGHGGGLGGGYGGGHGSGLGGGYGGGHSVGGGYGSGGAGGYGGSSGYSSGGLSAYAGKSSGSFGGVGGHGGHGSGGYGSGGHGGYSSGGAGAWAGKSAGSFGGLGGYGSGGAGGYGSGGAGVWAGKSSGSFGGLGGYGSGGAGGHAGKSFGGAGGYGAGGAGGYGYGGASASSSASSGWWKQ